The genomic interval GCGCGGTTAAGATCTGCCAGTGGACGAAGGAGAGTCTTAGGAATAATAGGGTCTGCTATAAGGAGTTGTGGTACCCCCCTGTTGAGAGCCACAGATGTATGATGATGACCCCCTATCTTGGCTGCAACTGCCACTGCATCTATTGCTGGCGTCTCCATTATGGTGATAGGGTGGGTGTTAATGGGAAGGGGCTGCGGCTTGGTGTAGATGAGCTGGATGAGCCCTCACATATTATGGAAGATGCGATAGAGAAGAGGAGGCTTCTGCTTATCGGCTGGAAGGGAAATCCTCGAGTTGATAGGAGAAAGTTTGAGGAGGCGTTGAAGCCTACGATGGTGACGATGAGTCTGACTGGCGAGCCTACCCTTTACCCGCGGATCTCGGAGATGATAGAGGAGGCTGCTAAACGGGGTATGATAACATTTCTTGTGACGAATGGGACGGTGCCTGAGGCTTTAGAGGACATGAACCCGCTCCCCTTCCAGCTATATGTTAGCATCTCGGCGCCTAATAAGAAGTTGTATAAGCGGATAGTTAGACCGATGGTTAAGGACGCTTGGGAGCGATTAAACAGAACTTTGGAGTTACTTCCAAGCTTGGAGACGCGAAGAGTTTTGAGGTTAACTGTGATTAAGGGGTGGAATACGGGTTACTACGAGGAGTTTGCAGAGATCGTAAGGAAGGCTGAACCTCACTTTGTAGAGGTTAAGGCTTATGAGTGGGTTGGGCAGAGTCAGAAGAGGCTCCCAAAGAACGCCATGCCCTTTATGGCTGATGTGCAGGAATTCGCCAGAAAAATAGCATATTTGACAGGTTTCCAAATTAGGGGGGAATATGAGCCGAGTGGGGCTGTCCTTCTCGCCTAAGCAGCTAGCATGAGGGAAGCATTTAATTACCCTTAAATATGATGTATGTTCTTAGCCTTTGCTGGTGCCAAAAAGTGACAAAGACGATTATGCTTGAAGCAAGATCGGGTTCAATACCAGAAGAAGTTGAGGCA from Candidatus Bathyarchaeota archaeon carries:
- the twy1 gene encoding 4-demethylwyosine synthase TYW1, which gives rise to MKASPQFRQFTDIRKIYVRQGYRLVGKYGHSAVKICQWTKESLRNNRVCYKELWYPPVESHRCMMMTPYLGCNCHCIYCWRLHYGDRVGVNGKGLRLGVDELDEPSHIMEDAIEKRRLLLIGWKGNPRVDRRKFEEALKPTMVTMSLTGEPTLYPRISEMIEEAAKRGMITFLVTNGTVPEALEDMNPLPFQLYVSISAPNKKLYKRIVRPMVKDAWERLNRTLELLPSLETRRVLRLTVIKGWNTGYYEEFAEIVRKAEPHFVEVKAYEWVGQSQKRLPKNAMPFMADVQEFARKIAYLTGFQIRGEYEPSGAVLLA